The sequence GCATAAACCCCCCAGGTCTTCCCTGGATCCCCGGCAAGCCTATGCGGTCCGAGGGGTCATTTTGGTCGCTTTTCGCCCTTTCCTGCGCGAAAGTTCGCCTTCGCGCAAAGAGGGCCTAGGCCCCCGAAGCCTCCGCCGGCAGGGGAAGCCCGGTGCCCAGGGCCCTCGCGTAGAGCACCAGGGGATCCAGGTCTAAGCCCCCGGGCCAGACCGGGGCCCCGAGCTCCGGGTCCACCCGCACCTGGGCGAAGAAGCCGGGATCCCGGAGGCGGGAGAGGAGCCCGGGAAGCTCCAGGGCTGAAAGGTCCACCACCCTCCCCTTCCCGTCCGAGAAGCGAAGCCAGAGCTTGAGGCCCTCCAGGGGCCTGGCCTCCACCACTTCCACCACCATCCCCTCCAGGCTACTCCAGGGGCGGGATGGGCCTCAGGGGCTCGCCCCGCCGGGCCCGCTCCCAGTTCTCCAGGAGGGCCTCCCGGTAGGAGGGCCTCCCGGTGCAGGGAGGCTCACTCCGCCACCAGCCCCAGGGCCCTGTGAAGCCCGGGGGAGGGGCAGGAGGCACTCCCCTTCAGGTGGAAGGCCTTCTAGGTCCCTTAAGGACCGGGAGAAGTAACTTGGGGCGATGGTCCGTAGGCGGGAAGTGGTCATCGGCCCCGACCGGCGCCTCCGGGTCACCTTGGAGGTGGAGCGGGGGAAGTTGCGCTCCTGGGCGGTACAGCTGGAGTGGTGGGATCCCGAGGAGGGCCGCTTCGTCTGGGTGGCCCGCTACGACACCTCCGGGGGCAGGGTCCATCGGGACCGGAACCGCATCGCCTCCCACGAGCCGGTGGACCTCCCCGAGGACCCCGGCGAGGCGGCGAAGGTGGCGGAGAGGGAGCTCTCCCTGAAGGCCGAGGAGTACATTGAGGCCTATCGGGCCGCCAAGGCCCAAGGGAGGGAAGGATGGTGAACCCAGCAGAAAGGCTGGCGGAGCTGGACGGGATCCTGATGCAATACCTCCTGGAGGCGGACCTCCTCCGGGAGCTTCCCCCCGCCTACCGCCTGGTCCTCCTTCCCCTGGACGAGCCCGAGGTGGCGGCCCAAGCCCTGGCCTGGGCCATGGAGGCTCCCAACCCCGAAGGCTGGCCCTCCGTCTACGCCCTCTTCCTCCAGGGCAGGCCCATCCGCCTCCTCCTGCTGGGGAAGGAGGTGGAGGTGGCCCCCAGGGCCGCCTAGAGGGCCGGAGAAGAAGCGGCAGGGAGCTTCCCCGAAGCTGGGGAAAGGGGTAACGCAACACATGACCGCCTCTCCTAAGGATTAATTTCGGAATGTAGCTGGGTGGATGGGTGGAAAGGAGCGTTAAACCAAGTTAAACCAAGGAGTACAGAATCTTAAGTCTGGGAGAGTCTTCTATGAACGGTGCCGGAACCGTTATAGACCTTTTCGCCGGAGCCGGAGGATCGGCCCTTGGGTTTATACGGGCCAGTTTCCGCATAGCGGGGGCCGCCGAAATCGATCCAGACGCATGCAGAACCTACGAAGGTTTAATTGGCGTGCGCCCATTATGCGTGGATTTATCGGAGCTTCCTCCCGAAATGGCAGCCGGGCTTTGGAATGTGAAGCCGGGTGAAATAGACGTCCTTGTCGGATGTCCGCCGTGCCAAGGCTTCACCCGGCTTAGAAACGATGCAGGGGCGAGTGACCCAAGAAACGGCCTGGTGATGGTTTTTCTCGAGTACGTATCGTACTTCCGACCCCGCTTCCTTGTTTTTGAGAACGTACCTGGTCTTATCCGCTTACCTCATGGAAAGGCCTTTTACTTGAAACTTACGAAGGGGCTTCTCCGTTTGGGGTATCGTCTGCGTAAAAAAGAGGTTGATGCAGCAGACTACGGCGTACCGCAGCACAGGCGTAGACTAATTGTTATCGGAGCCCGAAAAGACATGGGACAGCCCCCTTTCCCTAGGGCAACTCACGGGGATCCTAGAAGCCCTAAAGTACGCTCAGGTCGGCAACTTCCTTGGCTCACGGTGCGGGACGCCATCGGTCATCTTCCCCCCCTTCGAGCCGGAGATCAAGATCCCAACGATCCTCTTCACCGGGCGCCGAAGATGGGAGAGCGGGTCCTTAGATTTATCGTCCAAGTCCCCAAGGACGGGGGAAGTAGAACCCAGGTTCCCGAAGAAGAATGGCTGCCTTGCCATAGAAACCATAATGGCCACAAGGACACCTACAGTAGGCTTGCCTGGGACCGCCCCTCCGGGGTCATCACCTCGGGGTGCTGCAACGTATCCAAAGGACGCTTCGCCCATCCCGAACAAGACCGGGCCATAACCCCGAGAGAGGCCGCCCTTCTTCAAGGATTTCCTCCCGACGCCGTTTTTTACGGCTCGCTGGACTCAATCCGGCGTCAAATCGGCAACGCCGTTCCTCCGCCCCTTGCCGAAGCGATTGCCCGTGCCATTAGAGAGCGCCTCGAACGGCGAAGCTTGATTGAGTTCTCCAAACGCGCAAAAGCTTTTTAGCGGA is a genomic window of Thermus tengchongensis containing:
- a CDS encoding DUF7718 family protein gives rise to the protein MVRRREVVIGPDRRLRVTLEVERGKLRSWAVQLEWWDPEEGRFVWVARYDTSGGRVHRDRNRIASHEPVDLPEDPGEAAKVAERELSLKAEEYIEAYRAAKAQGREGW
- a CDS encoding DNA cytosine methyltransferase, whose translation is MNGAGTVIDLFAGAGGSALGFIRASFRIAGAAEIDPDACRTYEGLIGVRPLCVDLSELPPEMAAGLWNVKPGEIDVLVGCPPCQGFTRLRNDAGASDPRNGLVMVFLEYVSYFRPRFLVFENVPGLIRLPHGKAFYLKLTKGLLRLGYRLRKKEVDAADYGVPQHRRRLIVIGARKDMGQPPFPRATHGDPRSPKVRSGRQLPWLTVRDAIGHLPPLRAGDQDPNDPLHRAPKMGERVLRFIVQVPKDGGSRTQVPEEEWLPCHRNHNGHKDTYSRLAWDRPSGVITSGCCNVSKGRFAHPEQDRAITPREAALLQGFPPDAVFYGSLDSIRRQIGNAVPPPLAEAIARAIRERLERRSLIEFSKRAKAF
- a CDS encoding DUF5647 family protein; translated protein: MVNPAERLAELDGILMQYLLEADLLRELPPAYRLVLLPLDEPEVAAQALAWAMEAPNPEGWPSVYALFLQGRPIRLLLLGKEVEVAPRAA
- a CDS encoding DUF2442 domain-containing protein produces the protein MVVEVVEARPLEGLKLWLRFSDGKGRVVDLSALELPGLLSRLRDPGFFAQVRVDPELGAPVWPGGLDLDPLVLYARALGTGLPLPAEASGA